From Diadema setosum chromosome 5, eeDiaSeto1, whole genome shotgun sequence, the proteins below share one genomic window:
- the LOC140228580 gene encoding RYamide receptor-like, producing the protein MNPISVLLNGTTTPNTSYDYHRDLYEEPSWVRVFYGILFALVTILGVGGNSIICYIVLGHARMRTVTNYSIVNLAVSDILMAVMCVNFSFYAAMYLSWPFGEFMCKAVSYIQSVSVSVSIFTLVSISVDRYIAICYPLVPRMGSTRALWVIAVIWITACVVALPSVIFSTVGTEGAATFCSESHWEHTKIYTYVLMAIQYFVPLCVLAVAYGRIGYVIWSRRTPGETQDRRINGSKTKLVKMFAMVVLLFTLCYLPIHMFNIIQEVHSAVLYYRYIKLVYLTVLLAAMSNCVYNPFIYCWMNAKFRNGFKSVFRFLPGVHYDREWQGANKLERRNTAMTQLTMMSASRRVRCSAEARHCWPEHSTYESISNGERNSHTNKIAAV; encoded by the exons ATGAATCCCATCAGTGTGTTGTTAAATGGGACCACGACGCCAAATACCTCCTATGATTATCATCGAGACCTCTACGAGGAGCCCTCGTGGGTTCGTGTGTTTTATGGCATACTGTTTGCCTTGGTCACGATCCTTGGTGTTGGCGGGAATTCGATCATCTGCTACATTGTGCTGGGTCACGCGCGCATGAGAACAGTGACCAACTACTCCATTGTGAACTTGGCCGTGAGCGATATACTGATGGCAGTAATGTGTGTGAACTTCTCGTTTTACGCCGCGATGTATCTCTCATGGCCGTTTGGGGAATTCATGTGCAAAGCTGTGTCGTATATCCAGAGCGTATCGGTTTCGGTGAGCATTTTCACCCTGGTGTCCATCAGCGTAGACCGATACATTGCTATTTGTTATCCATTGGTGCCGCGAATGGGCTCAACAAGAGCACTTTGGGTCATCGCAGTGATTTGGATAACGGCATGCGTGGTGGCGCTTCCCTCTGTTATATTCTCGACTGTCGGCACAGAGGGCGCTGCCACATTCTGCTCTGAAAGTCACTGGGAGCACACAAAAATTTACACATACGTATTAATGGCTATCCAATATTTCGTTCCTCTCTGTGTCTTAGCGGTCGCATACGGCAGAATTGGTTATGTCATTTGGAGTAGAAGGACTCCTGGTGAAACGCAAGACAGACGGATTAATGGATCCAAAACCAAG CTGGTAAAGATGTTTGCCATGGTCGTGCTCCTGTTCACCCTCTGTTACCTACCTATACACATGTTTAACATCATACAAGAGGTGCATTCTGCGGTGCTCTACTACAGGTACATCAAACTGGTTTACCTCACCGTCCTTCTAGCCGCCATGAGCAACTGCGTCTACAACCCGTTCATCTACTGCTGGATGAATGCAAAGTTCAGAAACGGTTTCAAGTCCGTGTTCCGGTTCCTTCCCGGCGTGCATTACGATAGAGAGTGGCAGGGTGCCAACAAGCTGGAGCGTCGCAACACCGCTATGACACAGTTAACCATGATGTCAGCTTCACGCCGAGTGCGCTGCTCGGCCGAAGCCCGCCACTGCTGGCCTGAACACTCGACGTATGAATCCATCAGCAACGGGGAAAGAAATTCGCACACAAATAAGATCGCCGCCgtttag